A window of the Cicer arietinum cultivar CDC Frontier isolate Library 1 chromosome 6, Cicar.CDCFrontier_v2.0, whole genome shotgun sequence genome harbors these coding sequences:
- the LOC140920641 gene encoding uncharacterized protein: protein MARRMVAFNTEPRGILEINVLLNVTTSIVLEEENLMEQYHHCDYNINGQQNVGSLKKSEVDQPLSCDSKDPCSICLEEYGNGSNLELVYTKCLHVFHKECLDKWVSQLCTNQSSSYSCPLCRSKII, encoded by the coding sequence ATGGCTAGACGAATGGTTGCATTCAACACTGAACCACGTGGAATATTGGAGATCAATGTGTTGCTTAATGTTACCACATCAATTGTACTAGAAGAAGAAAATTTAATGGAGCAATATCATCATTGTGATTATAATATTAATGGTCAACAAAACGTGGGTTCCTTAAAGAAATCTGAAGTTGATCAACCTCTTTCTTGTGATTCTAAAGATCCATGTTCAATTTGTTTGGAGGAGTACGGTAATGGGTCAAATTTAGAACTCGTTTATACAAAATGTTTACATGTTTTTCATAAGGAGTGTCTTGACAAGTGGGTTAGTCAATTATGCACCAATCAATCGTCTTCTTATTCTTGCCCATTGTGTCGATCTAagataatatga